The following nucleotide sequence is from Gemmatimonadaceae bacterium.
ACCCCGTCGCCGATCGCGCCGCTCGGCATGCTGCTTCCCGAGCCTCGCGGAATGAGGGGAACGCCGCTCGCCGCCGCCCACGTCACGATCAGCGCGAGATCGTCGACGTCGATCGGCACCGCGATCGCCCGCGGCAGTGCGCGGCCGATCCCCGCCGCCTCGGAGTAAACCGCACGGGCGGGATCGTCGGTGCGGAAGACGCCGCGAAAGCCGGGAGGAGGAGAAATCGTGGTCATCGATGGGTCCGTGCGGTATAGTGTAATCACGCCGAACGCCCGGGCGAGCCACGAGGGATGATGACACCGCGTCAGGAGCAAGCGCAGCAGTTCTGTGACGAGATACTCCCACGCGTGTCGCGCACGTTCGCCCTCAGCATTCGACTCTTGCCGGGGACCCTTGGCGCCGCGGTTCGCGAGTCGTATCTCCTCTGCCGCATCGCCGACACGATCGAGGACGCGCCCTCACTCGCCGCGGTAGAAAAAGCCGAACTGCTCGATCTCCTCTCGGCGTCGTTCGACGATGCGACACAACTCGCCGCGCTTGGGACACGGCTCGCGACGATCGAGGGCGACGAGGCGCACGTGCGTCTCGCGAGAAACACCGATCTCGTGTTTGCGGCCTACTTCGCGCTGCCGGCGCTCACTCGCGACCGCGTGCGCCACTGGGTGCGCGAGATGATCTCCGGCATGCGCAAGTTCGTGCTCGCGTATCCCAAGGGCATCCGGATTCAGAGTCTCGACGAGTACAAGGAGTATTGCTACTACGTCGCCGGGACCGTCGGCTATTTGCTCACGGATCTCTGGCACGAGCACGCACCGAGCATCGGGGCGGCGCGCTACGCGGCGCTGCGACAGCGCTGCCGAGCATTCGCCGAGGCGCTCCAGACGGTGAACATTCTCAAGGACGTGGCGACTGACGCGCGCCATGAGAATTCCATCTACATCCCCGAACAGTTGCTTCGCCGGTACGGCAGCGCTCACGCGGACATTCTCGCGGGCCAGCGCCCGGATGCGGCGCTCGAGACGCTCGTTCAGCTTGCCTGGCGCGATCTCGACGACGCGACGACGTACCTGCTGACACTGCCGCGCCGCGCCGTCGCGATTCGCCTTTTCTGCGCGCTGCCGCTCCTCTTCGCCTACGCGACCCTCCGCGATCTCACGCGAAAGCCGGGCGGAATCACGCAGAAGGGCATCGTCAAGATTTCCCGCGCCGAGGTTAAAGCGATTACCGTGTTGAGCGTGCTCGGTGTCGGAAGCAATCGCCTCATGACGCGACTCGTGTCGCGCATCCGGCTCAAACCCGTGCGACTGCCGCTCTTCACCTCCTGAGCGCGATCACGGCATTTCGGCGGCGAGCACGCGGGCCTCGCGAATGTCCTCGTCCACTCGCCGAGCCTGGCGATGACTCTGGATGTACATCGCGAGCGCGAGGATGAGCACCACGCCCATGCCCGCGACGCTCGCGGAATCATGAGGATCCTCGCGCAGCTGAATGCCGAAGGCGATCAACAGTGCCGGGAACAGCGTCAGCATGCGCAACCATAGCTGTCGGCCTATGAAGAACGCGCGATGCCGCTCGAGGAGCGCGAGGTAGGCGTCGAGCGTGGGCTGCGCATCGACTCGGGCCATGTCGGCCCGCACGCGGCTGACATGAACGTTCACCTGAAACGCCAGAGACAGCGCGCCGATCGTCGCGAGCGCCAGACCGAAACGCTCGGCGCCAGTGTCCAGCGTCGTGACGACCCATGCCGCGATCGGAAAGTAGATCGCGAGTCCGAGAATCGTGGCGTATCGCGCGCGCGTGAGGAGGCCCGCTGCTTGCCGCGCACGCGCGTCGATCTGCTCGACCGCGATCGACAAGTTTTGCGCGCGCGCTACGGGTATCGGCATCACCGGCTGCTCTTGCCACGCAGCGCGCACTTCGTCGATTTCGCGCTCACTCATCATATGAACCTCCTGAACGCGCCAAACGCGCAAGCAGCTTCTTGATGCGATTGATCTTCGTCGCGACGTTCACCGCGGTGATGCCCGTGATCTCTCCGATCGCGGCGGCGTCGCTTCCCTCGAGATAGAGAAACACGATCTGCCGATCGAGCGGCCGCAGTCGCCGAATCAGGGTGTACAAGCGCTCGACCATCAGTTGCCTGTCGACGCTCCCCTCGGTGTCGCTGTCGCCCGGCAGCATATCGATTGCCTCCAGGCCAACGAGCCGTGTCCGCAGCCGCCGATGCCGCACCACGTGTGACGCCGCAACGTTGTGCGCGACGCGATACACCCAGGTCCGAAGCGAACACCGGCCGTCGAAGCTCAGGAAGCTGCGCCACAGCGCGAGATGAATGTCCTGCAACAAGTCCTGCCGCTTGTCGAGATCATCCTCATACGAACGCGCCAGCCGGCCGAGCGCACCACCAAGCTCGGCGAGCGTCGCGTCGTACAGTTCGTCCTGGCTCTGAGTTCTCGGCGGCGTCGACGGGAGTGTCATGGCACTCAGATAGTCGGCCGCGCCCGGCGCTTCTTACACCGCCGCGGCTAGAATCGCTTGGGCGGCAGCGGCAACGCGTTCGCCGCCGCGACGATGGCCCCGAGCAACGAATCGGCGCCGCGGCGTCCGATCTCGCCGCGCTCCAGCCGGTCGAGCAGCTGCTCGAGCGCAAGCTGCGCGCGGTTCACCACGCGCCGATGCGCCGCGCGCGACGCGATGATCCCCGCGCCCGTCACGACAATCACCGGCGCCGCGGCGACCGCGGCCATCACGCCGATCACCAATGCTGATCCGGTCATGGCCACGCCGACCACGCCGCTGCCGACGATTTGCGTCATGCTTCGCCGGCGAAGATTCTGAAAATCCGCGTCGAGCACGACGTGCGTGCGCGAGTCATCCACGTCGATCACCGTGGCCGAGACGTCGTGCGCTTCGGCGAGCGCGTAGTCGCGTCCGCCCACGCGCAACGCCCGCTTTACTCCCGTGAACACGCCACGGTGCGCTTCCCACACGATGCGATCCGCGTGATGACGCTTGACGACGAGCAGTTCCTGCCGCTGCATCCACGCGTCGATCGCCGCGAGCACGTCCGCCGAGCGGCCGGGAACCGTTCTCGCGGCGCGTGCGCCGTTCGGGCCGAACAATCCGCCCGCGTCCTGCCCGACCTGCGCAATGGAGCCGGTACGCTCCTCGGCCAGCGCCTGCCGCAAATGTTGCGGCGACAGTCCGACTTCCTTGCCCAGTTCGATCAGTTGCTCTTCGCTGAATTCCTCGGCGTCGCCTGCGTCGGGTCCGGTTCCTTGAAGCTCAGCCGCGCGCGCCAGCACTCGCTCGAGCGACGAACGATCGAGTTTCGCGCCAGTGGGCCGGGGGGCCGGAGCATGAGAATCTGCCATGATCGAATACTACGACGTGGCGCGGAATTCGGCGTCAGATGCCGCCGAGTGCGCTGTCGATCGCGGCGTTGATCGCGTTGATGATGGCTGTAGGAAGCGGAAACGCCGCTTCGAACGCGGCGCGTGGGTCGCCAGTCGCGGTGCGGCCAGCGGTCGCGAGATAGTAGCGCATGTAGCTCGGCGCGAGGTCGGGAGCAACGCGCTGCAGCAGCAGCAATCCGCCGCGGACGGCGCCGTTGCCGACGTACCCGTTCGTGGCACCGGATCGCTGTTCGGCCGGTGTGGTGTTGTCGGTGATGGCCTCCTGAACGAGGCTCGCCACCGCCTCGTGCACGAAGCCGAATAGCGCATTCGGTGCGGCGTCCGGCGTGCGCGGATACTCGACCGCGATCACGTTGGTTCGATTGCTGGTGTTGATCGTACGTCCTTCGCCGCCCAACGGCACCGAGAGAATCAATTCACCCGCGGCCTGTTGCGTGTTGTTGAGAAAGCGCGACAGCTTCGGGTAGTACTGGCCGGCCCAGAGCTGGTTGAATTGCGCGAATGCCGCGCCGCGCGTCGATTGCTGGTCCAACCAGTACGCGTGATAGAATCGCGTGCTCTCGTCCTGCAGGCTCTGCACGAACAACCGAGCCCAATTGCGATCGGCCGGTGTCGGAAAGTTCGCGGCGAGCAGCGCGATCTCCTGCTGCATCATCGGATCGGACGCGGCGCGCGGATCACCGTTCGCGCGGATGAACAGGTCGGTGGCGTTCACGATTTCCTGAAATGACGAGAAGTACATCGCCAGGAACTGTGCGTTGGCCAGCGATGGCGTCGTGGCGAACCGCTGCGAGAGCTGCTGGCGATTCGCGTCGAGATTCGTGACGACGTTGCGCTGCTTCTTGAGATTGGTGATTTCCTGCTTGTACCCGCGCAGGAAGAACGGCACGTGTCCGGTATCGCTCGTCAGCATCGCGAAACCGTGCAGCCAGAGATCGACGTGTTCTTCGGTACCGACACGCCATCCGCGCTGTTGCACCGCCGCGCCGGTGTTCGGCACCGCGGGCCCGGGCGCGCCTGCGCTCGTGGAGCCAGCCGTGCCCGCAGTCGGCACACAACTCGAAGCGAGGAGCGCCGACAGCATGGCGCCGGCAAAAGTACGAACGTGCATGATCACATGACTCGATGCTGAAGTCCTGGCCTGAAGTACCGCAAGGCTCTCCTGCAAGAGCGGGGCGAGCCTTGGATCGGCTCAGCGAGCGGCCGGCCGTCCGCAGACGGGACAGAATTTCCAGCCCACCTCGAGCTCGGCGCCGCATGCCTGGCAATTCATCGTCGTCAGATTCTGCCCGCAATGCGGACAGAATGTGATCGGACGTCCGGGCGGCAGCACCTCGTCGCACGCCCGGCAGTGCTCGCCGGGCGCGGGGGTGATCGCCTTCGCGCCGGTGCGTGAGGGCATGGCCATCGACGGCACGGACGGCGTCGCCGGCGTCGAGCTCGAAGGAGTCGCTCGCGGCTCGGATGGCGCGCGCCGCGCCTGGGGCGTCTGGGGCACCTGGGGCGCCGCGACCGTCGGTGCTTCCACGACACGCGCCGGCGGAGTAGCGGTCACGTGTCCCACCACCGGCGCCGCGAGCGGCGTCGACGTATCGTCGGGCCCCGCCTCGAGACTGCGCAGCGCGGCCGGCGCCAGCGAGACCATGGCGCTTGCGAACTTTCTAAACGCCGCCGGATCCGGATTCTTCGCCGACAACTCGCGCTTCAACGATTCGCGCATCTGGTCGTCGACGAGCAGATAATCCCGCATGCCCGAGAGCAGCTCCGTGAGCGCGATCTCGTAATCGTCGTTCGACTCCAGCCCGAGCTCCCGACGATGCAGCCGATAGGGCAGAATCGTCGACTGCAGCGTCGCGACGTCGAACGGCTCGGTCAGATACTGCGGAAACCTGGAGCGAACCACTCGCACCAGGTGGCGGTACATGCGGTCGAGATTGTCCATGGCCTCACGGCTTCATTGCTTCGTTCACTCGCCTGTTGTGCTCATCCTGCGCTTCCTGAATCTTAGACGCGCCGAATTTGTCCAACGCGCGCGCGACGATGGACGGCTTTCCCGCCGACCCTTCGTCGAACCCCCAGTGATACCCCATCGCGACGCCAAGGATCAGAGCTGCCACCAACCGTCTCATAACACACTCCCCGTCCGCGACGCGGACTCAGGTGAGCGTGGTCGGAGGCCTCACGATCGGATAGGAACGGAGCGCCTTGAAGCCCGCGTCGTCCGGAAACGACTGCGGCTCCGCCGCTGCCATGCGCCCCTTCGCGCGCTCTGCGGCCAACCACGCATCGAACTGCGACGCGACGATGCCGCCGGAGCTGGTCTGCTCCTTTGCCGCACGCGTCGCCAGATGATTCGCGTACTCGTTCTGCGGATGCCCTTCGTGCCCGCGCACCCAGCGCCAACAGACCTGATGTCCGCGCACGGCGTCGACGGCCTCGATCCACAATTCGAGATTAAGTATCGGCCCGTCTTTCTTCTTCCACCCGCGCGACATCCAGCCGAACACCCATTCGCTCATGCCCTTCACCAGGTACTGCGAGTCGCTGGTGAACGTCACACGAAAGCGTACGCCCTTCCGCGAGATGTTCCGGAAGGCTTCGATCACGCTCCGGAGCGCCATGCGGTTGTTCGTGGTGTCTGGCTCCGAGACCCAGTAATCCCATCGCGTGAGGTTCCCGGTCTCGAGGCTTACATACTCGATGACGCCCGCGGCCCCGCCCGGGTTACTTCCTTCGCGGCCGTTCCCCGGGCACGACTCGTCCGCGTAGATCGCGAGCATCGGCCGCTCGGCCGTCGATTCCGCCGGGTCGCGCTCGGTCACGGAATGGCCTCGATCCGATCGATCTCATCGAGATAGATCGTCATTTCATGCCCCGTCGTCGGATTGCGCGCCTCGATCGCCTCGCGGCCATCGCGCACATGCAGCACCAACGGAATGAGCACATGCTCACGCCGTCCCCGCCGCTGCACCGCGACGCGCCTCCCTCGCGCGACCGCCTGCTCCAACACCTCGTACTGCGCGTGCGTCAACTGCATCAGCTCTCCGTCCCTCGGCACCAATCCACCGCCAGCCGCGCCAGCACCGTCGTCGCGCGCTCGATCTCGGCGACCGGAACATATTCCTCCGCGGCGTGCGCCAGCGAAATGTCGCCCGGCCCGAAGCAGATCGCCGGAATGCCCGCCGCGTTCAACAACGCCGCATCGGTCCACGCCGTCATTCCCTCGACGCGAACCTCTTCGTCGACCCAGCGCATCGCGCGATCCAACGCCTGCACGATCGGCGCGTTCATGCTCACATCGCTCGGGCCCTGCGAAAACGTCGTTCGCACCGTGCCGTGAAACGTCGGCCGTCGCTCGGCGCAGGTGTTGAGTAAACTCATAATTTCCGCCTCGACCTGCTCGACGCTCTCACCGGGAATCGTCCGCCGCTCGATGCGCACCGTACACGTCTCCGGATACGTCGACATGCCCGTGCCGCCCTCGATCAACGACGCATGCACCGACGGTCTGCCGAGCAGCCTGTGTGAGCGCGTTGCCAGCTCTCCGCCGTCGAACCGATCGAGCTCCGCGAGAAATAGCCCGGCGTGCCGAATGGCATCCACGCCAAGATCCCACCGGCTTCCGTGCGCCGCGCGACCGGTCGTCGTCACGTCCAGCCACACGAAGCCAAGATGGCTGGGCATGATGCACAGCCGCGTCGGCTCCGTCACGATCGCCGCATCCGCACGGACGCCGCTCTCCACCAACGCGCGCGTGCCGATGCTCTCGAACTCCTCGTCCGCCACCGCCGCGATGACGACCTCGCCCTCGATGTCATCCGCGATGCGCGCCGCCGCCGCACACATCGCGGCGACGCCGGCTTTCATGTCACACGACCCGCGTCCATAAATCAGCCCGTTCGACTCCGCGGCATCCCACGCCGCGTGCGACATGCCGTCGATGCCCACGACGTCGAGATGCCCGTTGAACATCAGACTCCGCGCGCCTGCCTTCCCGACGCGCGCCACGACATTCGGCCGCCCCGGCACGGCCTCGTGCAGCTCGGCGCGGAATCCCCATGACACGAGCACATCGCGCAACGCGCGCGCGACCTTCGCTTCGCCCGGTCCGCCAGGCACCAGTGAAGGATTTCGTGAGTCGATGCGAACCAGTTCCCGCGTCAGCGCTGCGGCGTCGCCCCGCGCTAGGTGCACCGCTCCACTCCGGACTCGTCGATCGAGAAGTCGAGAATCTCTCCGAGCGGCGCGATCGCGTCGCGCACCTTCTGCACCCGATCGGCGCGCGCCATCACCAGGACGCACCCGCCGCCCGACGCGCCAAGCGCCTTGCCGCCGAGTGCGCCGGCATCGCGCGCGCGCGCGAGGATGTCGTCGATGGTCTGCGTCGGAATCGACGGATGCAACGACCGCTGACACTCCCACTGCTCGGCGACCAATCGTCCGAGCGCGTCGAGATCGCCCGCGACCAACGTCTCGGGCATGCGCTCCGCATTTTGGCGCATGCGCCGCAGCGCCTCGAGCACATTCGGATCCTTCTTGCGATACGCGTCGAGCACGGCGTCGATCGTGGCGCCGGAGACTCGACTCTGGCCCGTATAGATCACGATGCACTGCCGCTCCAGGTCCTTCTTGACCTTCATCCGCAGCGCGATCGTGCGCACGTCGACGCGGCCGTTGGCGAAGCGCAGGCCGAGCGCGCCGCCGTACGCCGCGGCGTAGTGGTCCTGCCGCCCGCCAGAGATGCCGAGGTCCGAGATCTCGATGTCGCGGCTCAGTTCGGCGATCGCCGTCGGCATCATCTTCTCGCCGCGCGATGCAGCGAGCGCGGCCACCGTCGCGACGCCGACCGCCGACGACCCGCCAAGCCCCGCGCCGATCGGAAAGTCGTTGCGAATCTCGATGTGCGCGTCGAGCATCCGAAACCGGCGCGCCGCGGCGACCGCGATCGAACGATCACCGGGGTCGGTCGCCGCCGGGCCATCCGTGCTACTGCCCATGCGGTCCACCGTCACGGTCGCGTACCGCGAGATGGCGATGTTGCAGACGAACCCGCCCATCTCGTCCGAGTAGGGGGGTACGTCGGTCCAACCGCCTCCGAAGTCGATCCGTGTCGGCGCGCGCGTGACGATGCGTTGCGGCAAGTGGGCTCAGGAAATGGTCGAGGTAAACATACTCTCTTGGCAGAATTCCGTCTCGCGTAACGGGCATAGCTGTTGCTGCCTGATGCATGCCCCATGGTGGACATCACGCACTATCTGAACGATTGCAAGTTCATCCTCGTGTCCAACCGCGAGCCGTACGAGCACATGCGCGGCGTACAGGGGATCGAAGTCAAACAACCCGCCGGCGGATTGGTCACCGCGCTCGACCCCACCATGCGCCACACGCATGGAACGTGGGTCGCCTGGGGATCCGGCACCGCCGATCACGACGTCGCCGACGAAACGGGACGCGTCGCCGTACCGCCCCCACCCGACGAAGCCTGCTACACGCTGCGCCGCGTCTGGCTCGACGACGCCGACGTCAACGGCTACTACCACGGCTTCGCCAATCGCGCGCTGTGGCCGCTGTGCCACATGCTCATCCAGCACTTCGAGTATCGCACGGAATACTGGGAGCGGTACCGTACCGTCAATCTTCGCTTCGCCCACGCCGTGGCCGACGAAGCGGAGCGCTGCACCGGCCGCGCCATGGCCTGGATTCAGGACTACCATTTCGCGCTCGCCGCGGAGTTTCTGCGCGCCATGCGGCCGTCGCTCTTCATTCACCAGTTCTGGCACATTCCATTTCCACCGCCCGACATCCTCCGCATGCTGCCCGCCGGCACGCACGAAGCAGTGCTACGAGGACTGCTCGGCAACGACTTGATGGAATTTCAGATCGACCGCTATGCCGTGAATTTTCTCGACTGCGTCGATCGATTCATTCCCGAGGCGCGCGTCGATCACGTGCGTCAAACGGTGTCGTTCCGCGACCGCCTCGTCACCGTCGGCGCCTTCCCGATCAGCATCGACGTCGACCGCTTCGAGACCATGGCGTCGACGCCGGAAAGTGTCGCGCGCGTCGAGACGCTTCGCGGCCGCTACGCCAAAGGCGACCGGCAGCTGGGCGTCTGTGTGGATCGGATCGACTACACGAAAGGCATTCCCGAACGCATCCGCGCGCTCGAGACCCTGTGGACCGAATTTCCCGAGCTCCGCTCGCGCTTCACCTTCATCTTCGTCTGCACGCCCTCGCGCACCGACCTGCCCGCGTACAACAATCTCGAGCGCGAAGTCACTCAATCCGTCATCGACATCAACGCCAAATTCGGCACCGACGACTGGACGCCGATCGTGTTGATCAACGAGAACGTCGATTCCGATCTGCTCGCCGGCGTCTATCGCTCGGCCGATCTCTGCATCGTGTCGTCGCTGCAGGACGGAATGAATCTCGTGGCCAAGGAATTCGTCGCGTGCCAGCTCGACGAACGCGGCGTACTCCTCCTCAGCCGCTTCACCGGATCGGCGGAAGAGATCGACGGCGCGCTGCTCATCAATCCGTTCAACATCGACGGATTCGTCGGCGCCATTCGCACCGCGCTCGAGATGTCGCCGGAAGAGCGCCGGCGACGGATGCATCGCATGCGCCGCCAACTTCACAACTCGACCATCTTCGACTGGCTCGACTCCATTCTCGCGCGCTCGACGGAGATCATGTCGCAGCAGGCGGGACGCACCCGGCGCGTCGCCGCCGTCTGACGGCATGACGACCATCGAGGCGCTTCCCGTTCCGCCGGCCATGGCCGAGCGACTTGGCGGCCGGCCGTTGTTGCTGTTGCTCGACGTGGATGGAACGCTCTCGCCGATCGCGCCGCGTCCGGAATACGCCACCGTTCCGGCCGAGACCCAGCATGCGATCGCGACGTTGACGTCATTGCCGAACGTGCATGTCGCGATCGTCTCCGGACGAAGCGCGAACGACGCGCGCCGCATGGTCTGCGTCGACGACGCGTGGGTCATCGGCAATCACGGCATCGAGACCGCGGCGCCCAATCAAGCGGCGACCGCGCGCGACGACGTGGCGCAGTTCGCCGATCGTATCGCACTCGCCTCCGATCGCGCGTGCGCGATCGCCGACGCCATCGAGGGGCGAGGGGTGATCGTCGAGAACAAGGGCTGGACGCTGAGCGTGCATTATCGCCTCGCTCATCCGCGCATCGTCCCCGATCTCACGAAGCAGATCGAGCGCATCGCCGAGGACCTGGGGCTCCGCGTCACGCGCGGAAAGGAAGTCCTCGAGGTTCGGCCGCCGGTCGACGTCGACAAAGGGACCGCCGCCGTGGCGCTCGCCGACGCCCTGGGCGCGCTGCACGACGAGGCATCGGTTCTGTGCGCGGGCGACGATCGGACCGACGAGGACATGTTTCGCAGCTTGCGCGCGCGTCAGCCGCGCGCGGTCACCGTCCACGTCGGCGTCGAGACGAGTCTCGATCGAACGCTCGCGGAATTCAGCGTGCCTGATACGGATGCAATG
It contains:
- a CDS encoding phytoene/squalene synthase family protein, yielding MMTPRQEQAQQFCDEILPRVSRTFALSIRLLPGTLGAAVRESYLLCRIADTIEDAPSLAAVEKAELLDLLSASFDDATQLAALGTRLATIEGDEAHVRLARNTDLVFAAYFALPALTRDRVRHWVREMISGMRKFVLAYPKGIRIQSLDEYKEYCYYVAGTVGYLLTDLWHEHAPSIGAARYAALRQRCRAFAEALQTVNILKDVATDARHENSIYIPEQLLRRYGSAHADILAGQRPDAALETLVQLAWRDLDDATTYLLTLPRRAVAIRLFCALPLLFAYATLRDLTRKPGGITQKGIVKISRAEVKAITVLSVLGVGSNRLMTRLVSRIRLKPVRLPLFTS
- a CDS encoding sigma-70 family RNA polymerase sigma factor, whose protein sequence is MTLPSTPPRTQSQDELYDATLAELGGALGRLARSYEDDLDKRQDLLQDIHLALWRSFLSFDGRCSLRTWVYRVAHNVAASHVVRHRRLRTRLVGLEAIDMLPGDSDTEGSVDRQLMVERLYTLIRRLRPLDRQIVFLYLEGSDAAAIGEITGITAVNVATKINRIKKLLARLARSGGSYDE
- a CDS encoding zinc ribbon domain-containing protein encodes the protein MDNLDRMYRHLVRVVRSRFPQYLTEPFDVATLQSTILPYRLHRRELGLESNDDYEIALTELLSGMRDYLLVDDQMRESLKRELSAKNPDPAAFRKFASAMVSLAPAALRSLEAGPDDTSTPLAAPVVGHVTATPPARVVEAPTVAAPQVPQTPQARRAPSEPRATPSSSTPATPSVPSMAMPSRTGAKAITPAPGEHCRACDEVLPPGRPITFCPHCGQNLTTMNCQACGAELEVGWKFCPVCGRPAAR
- a CDS encoding ribonuclease H, with amino-acid sequence MTERDPAESTAERPMLAIYADESCPGNGREGSNPGGAAGVIEYVSLETGNLTRWDYWVSEPDTTNNRMALRSVIEAFRNISRKGVRFRVTFTSDSQYLVKGMSEWVFGWMSRGWKKKDGPILNLELWIEAVDAVRGHQVCWRWVRGHEGHPQNEYANHLATRAAKEQTSSGGIVASQFDAWLAAERAKGRMAAAEPQSFPDDAGFKALRSYPIVRPPTTLT
- a CDS encoding ArgE/DapE family deacylase; this translates as MHLARGDAAALTRELVRIDSRNPSLVPGGPGEAKVARALRDVLVSWGFRAELHEAVPGRPNVVARVGKAGARSLMFNGHLDVVGIDGMSHAAWDAAESNGLIYGRGSCDMKAGVAAMCAAAARIADDIEGEVVIAAVADEEFESIGTRALVESGVRADAAIVTEPTRLCIMPSHLGFVWLDVTTTGRAAHGSRWDLGVDAIRHAGLFLAELDRFDGGELATRSHRLLGRPSVHASLIEGGTGMSTYPETCTVRIERRTIPGESVEQVEAEIMSLLNTCAERRPTFHGTVRTTFSQGPSDVSMNAPIVQALDRAMRWVDEEVRVEGMTAWTDAALLNAAGIPAICFGPGDISLAHAAEEYVPVAEIERATTVLARLAVDWCRGTES
- a CDS encoding trehalose-6-phosphate synthase, whose product is MVDITHYLNDCKFILVSNREPYEHMRGVQGIEVKQPAGGLVTALDPTMRHTHGTWVAWGSGTADHDVADETGRVAVPPPPDEACYTLRRVWLDDADVNGYYHGFANRALWPLCHMLIQHFEYRTEYWERYRTVNLRFAHAVADEAERCTGRAMAWIQDYHFALAAEFLRAMRPSLFIHQFWHIPFPPPDILRMLPAGTHEAVLRGLLGNDLMEFQIDRYAVNFLDCVDRFIPEARVDHVRQTVSFRDRLVTVGAFPISIDVDRFETMASTPESVARVETLRGRYAKGDRQLGVCVDRIDYTKGIPERIRALETLWTEFPELRSRFTFIFVCTPSRTDLPAYNNLEREVTQSVIDINAKFGTDDWTPIVLINENVDSDLLAGVYRSADLCIVSSLQDGMNLVAKEFVACQLDERGVLLLSRFTGSAEEIDGALLINPFNIDGFVGAIRTALEMSPEERRRRMHRMRRQLHNSTIFDWLDSILARSTEIMSQQAGRTRRVAAV
- the otsB gene encoding trehalose-phosphatase encodes the protein MTTIEALPVPPAMAERLGGRPLLLLLDVDGTLSPIAPRPEYATVPAETQHAIATLTSLPNVHVAIVSGRSANDARRMVCVDDAWVIGNHGIETAAPNQAATARDDVAQFADRIALASDRACAIADAIEGRGVIVENKGWTLSVHYRLAHPRIVPDLTKQIERIAEDLGLRVTRGKEVLEVRPPVDVDKGTAAVALADALGALHDEASVLCAGDDRTDEDMFRSLRARQPRAVTVHVGVETSLDRTLAEFSVPDTDAMRELLEWLARERSGAP